GTACGTTGTTGATGATGATGAAATATTTCATTTCATTATCAAAAAAATGTTAGGGCAGCAAAGCAATGACTTGACAGTAACTTCTTTTCTGTGTGCCGAAGAGGCACTGGAACAGCTTTCCAGCAGCCCTCAGCCTCCATTGCCCTCCCTTATTATTCTGGACATGAATATGCAACGTATGAATGGCTGGGATTTCATCGAAGCATACAGGGGCCTGAAAACAACGCTTAAGAATACCATCCCTATTATTATGTGCTCTTCTTCTGTGGAT
The genomic region above belongs to Chitinophaga sp. 180180018-3 and contains:
- a CDS encoding response regulator; this translates as MADMNKIVYVVDDDEIFHFIIKKMLGQQSNDLTVTSFLCAEEALEQLSSSPQPPLPSLIILDMNMQRMNGWDFIEAYRGLKTTLKNTIPIIMCSSSVDVRDIQKVQHTPELMGYITKPLDKNKLKVIEEYL